The sequence below is a genomic window from Deltaproteobacteria bacterium.
GGAAGATTACCGGTACGCGAAGGAAGTCGTGGCACAGTACCGCCGCGAAAGGAAATGGGGCATCCTCCTCTCTCCCGCGTTCGGGCTCCTCGCGCCCGAACGGCTCGCCGGGTGGATGATCGGGGACGGACTCGACGCCCGGTTCCAGCTGCAGCTCCACAAGCTTGTCTGGGGACCGGACCGGAGAGGGGTGTGAGGAGGTGACGACGGGAAACAAGCCGATCGGGATCGCCCTCGTCAGCGGCGGGATGGACAGCCTCGTGATGGCGGAGTTCTGCACGCGGGAGTCGGACCTCGCGCTGCTCCACGTCAACTACGGGCAGCGCACCGAGGCGAAGGAGCTCTCCTGCTTCCACGCCGTCGCGGAGCACCTGAAGATCCCCGCCTCCCGCCGCCTCGTGGCGGACATCGGGTACCTGAAGCGGATCGGGGGGAGCGCCCTGACCGACGGCGGGATCGACGTCCCGAAAGCGGACCTCGGCCGGGAGGGGGTT
It includes:
- a CDS encoding 7-cyano-7-deazaguanine synthase codes for the protein MTTGNKPIGIALVSGGMDSLVMAEFCTRESDLALLHVNYGQRTEAKELSCFHAVAEHLKIPASRRLVADIGYLKRIGGSALTDGGIDVPKADLGREGVPVTYVPFRNAHLVAIAVSWAEVIGAKNIYIGAVAADSSGYPDCRPEFYEAMNETIRRGTKEGSGIVVKAP